The following are from one region of the Equus przewalskii isolate Varuska chromosome 21, EquPr2, whole genome shotgun sequence genome:
- the DEFB129 gene encoding beta-defensin 129, with protein MKLLFPIFASLVLQYQVNTEYFGLRRCLMGLGRCKDHCATNEREIQQCKNKRCCIGPKLVQVIKSYMKNELSHIFEENSQQLLKTTKSSSVVMQTKHHILSSLSKIKSTGSFAKINTITIPSAIPVNSTTINPKITGKITYTATSTKSDTKESKDSATDSPPTAPPP; from the exons ATGAAGCTCCTTTTTCCTATCTTTGCCAGCCTCGTGCTTCAGTACCAGGTGAACACAG AATACTTTGGCTTGAGAAGATGTTTAATGGGTTTGGGGAGATGCAAAGACCATTGTGCCACTAATGAAAGAGAGATACAGCAATGCAAGAATAAAAGATGTTGTATTGGACCAAAACTGGTTCAAGTGATAAAAAGTTACATGAAAAATGAACTGTCCCACATATTTGAAGAGAACTCCCAACAACTGCTAAAAACTACCAAGAGTTCTAGTGTTGTGATGCAAACAAAGCATcatattttatcttctctgtCCAAAATCAAAAGCACCGGTTCTTTTGCCAAAATCAACACCATCACCATCCCAAGTGCCATCCCTGTGAACTCCACCACCATCAACCCCAAGATCACAGGAAAGATTACATACACTGCTACTTCTACCAAGAGTGACACCAAAGAAAGCAAAGATTCAGCCACTGACTCCCCACCAACAGCACCACCACCATAG